A single Bacillus sp. OxB-1 DNA region contains:
- a CDS encoding tetratricopeptide repeat protein, which translates to MRRKYGRLRKKGNMIVFPGTYEMLVEKGYTYVERAQFDKAVEAFDQAVIYEPDSVEFLGPYAVALYETKDFTRAKEMASRLLHSGTADYVDAMELYLTISMQLQEYEEVEMTIGALLEEGAVPHELMNKFQYLRELNERLMKRYPPERETDPAPVPYSVEEFLHWGRDAQQMALASMEGTEVTHLIPFLVEVVEREEMAPLVITFALILLHQADYEGEVTVRKYGSARTIIPAQLDLPTEDEQTVEILRQIEMMLMKDPSQLELAKGLIKKYSFLAFPFGWGDFPPEEIASAYKSYLDWLFDGVPLADNELVTRIRAVDEDSEF; encoded by the coding sequence ATGCGAAGGAAGTACGGGAGACTTCGGAAAAAAGGGAATATGATCGTATTTCCAGGGACATATGAAATGCTTGTCGAAAAAGGATATACATACGTAGAGAGGGCGCAGTTCGACAAGGCGGTGGAAGCATTTGACCAAGCCGTCATTTATGAACCGGATTCCGTGGAGTTTCTTGGACCTTACGCAGTCGCCTTGTATGAGACGAAGGATTTCACCCGGGCAAAAGAAATGGCAAGCCGCTTGCTGCATAGCGGAACAGCCGATTATGTGGACGCGATGGAATTGTATTTGACGATCAGCATGCAATTGCAGGAATACGAGGAGGTGGAAATGACGATCGGGGCCTTGCTCGAGGAAGGGGCGGTCCCCCATGAGCTGATGAACAAGTTCCAGTATTTGCGGGAATTGAACGAGCGCCTCATGAAGCGTTATCCACCTGAAAGGGAGACGGATCCCGCACCGGTACCTTATTCGGTAGAGGAATTCCTGCATTGGGGTCGGGATGCCCAGCAGATGGCCTTGGCTTCCATGGAGGGGACCGAGGTGACGCATCTGATCCCTTTCCTCGTCGAAGTGGTGGAGCGGGAAGAAATGGCCCCCCTCGTCATCACATTTGCCCTCATACTTCTTCACCAGGCAGACTACGAAGGCGAAGTGACCGTTCGGAAGTACGGATCGGCGCGCACAATCATCCCTGCGCAACTCGACTTGCCGACGGAAGACGAGCAAACTGTGGAGATATTGCGCCAAATCGAGATGATGTTAATGAAAGACCCGTCCCAGCTTGAACTGGCAAAAGGGCTGATCAAAAAATATTCGTTTCTTGCATTTCCATTCGGTTGGGGGGATTTTCCACCGGAGGAAATTGCGTCGGCGTATAAATCCTATTTGGATTGGCTGTTTGATGGGGTGCCGTTAGCGGATAACGAGTTGGTTACGCGCATCAGGGCAGTCGACGAAGACTCGGAGTTCTAA
- a CDS encoding 5' nucleotidase, NT5C type, which translates to MRFGFDIDDTLINLREYAFHLYNKKLNQNVEIELFHALERVEIHELFGMTAEQGSEMWGNSMEEIYFTSCPPYPDAVETLQRLAREGHEIYYITARPGIHGERTMEWMMDNGFPVRPDRFFCGMKDEDKVHIIKKLELDYYFDDKPAVLDTLRDGTLQVFAKSQSYNKHLDIPRITSWSELFELL; encoded by the coding sequence ATGAGATTCGGTTTTGATATCGATGATACGTTGATCAATCTGAGGGAATATGCTTTTCATCTGTACAATAAAAAGCTGAACCAAAATGTGGAGATCGAATTGTTTCATGCTTTGGAGAGGGTTGAGATTCACGAGCTTTTTGGCATGACAGCCGAACAAGGCAGTGAGATGTGGGGCAATTCAATGGAAGAAATCTATTTCACCTCTTGTCCGCCTTACCCGGATGCAGTCGAAACTTTGCAGCGGCTTGCGAGGGAAGGGCATGAAATCTACTATATTACGGCAAGACCTGGAATACATGGCGAGCGAACGATGGAATGGATGATGGACAATGGATTTCCCGTTCGCCCGGATCGTTTTTTTTGTGGAATGAAAGATGAGGACAAGGTGCATATCATCAAAAAATTGGAACTGGACTATTACTTCGATGACAAACCCGCCGTTCTCGACACATTAAGGGACGGCACGTTACAAGTATTTGCGAAAAGCCAATCCTATAACAAACATCTGGACATTCCCCGGATTACAAGTTGGTCCGAACTATTCGAATTGCTGTAA